One Nicotiana tomentosiformis chromosome 4, ASM39032v3, whole genome shotgun sequence genomic window carries:
- the LOC138910599 gene encoding lignin-forming anionic peroxidase-like, which translates to MISISNNAFAAIAAMFSLLFIFSSMQCHALLSSTFYDGTCPNALNTIRTSVRQAVSRERRMAASLIRLHFHDCFVQGCDASILLDETPTIVSEKTALPNLGSARGYGIIEDAKRELEKTCPGIVSCADILAVAARDASTLVGGPTWAVKLGRRDSTTASHTLAETDLPGPFDPLNRLISSFASKGLSTRDMVALSGAHSIGQAQCFLFRDRIYGNGTDIDAGFASTRRRQCPKEDQNGNLAPLDLVTPNQLDNNYFKNLRQRKGLLQSDQVLLSGGSTDSIVSEYSNSPRAFASDFAAAMIRMGDISPITGQNGIIRTVCGSLN; encoded by the exons ATGATTAGTATTTCAAACAACGCTTTTGCAGCCATTGCTGCTATGTTTTCTCTTCTCTTTATATTCTCAAGCATGCAATGCCATGCACTACTTTCTTCCACATTCTATGATGGCACTTGCCCTAATGCTCTCAACACCATTCGTACAAGCGTTAGACAAGCAGTGTCACGTGAACGTCGTATGGCTGCATCTCTCATTCGCCTTCATTTCCATGATTGCTTTGTTCAG GGTTGTGATGCTTCTATCTTACTTGATGAGACCCCTACAATTGTTAGTGAGAAAACTGCATTGCCAAATCTTGGATCAGCTAGAGGCTATGGTATTATAGAAGATGCCAAAAGAGAGCTTGAAAAAACATGTCCAGGAATTGTATCATGTGCAGATATACTTGCCGTTGCCGCTAGAGATGCATCAACTCTA GTTGGAGGTCCAACATGGGCAGTGAAACTCGGAAGAAGAGATTCAACAACTGCTAGTCATACACTTGCTGAAACTGATCTCCCCGGTCCATTTGATCCTCTTAATAGGCTTATTTCTAGCTTTGCAAGCAAAGGCCTTAGCACAAGGGATATGGTTGCTTTATCAG GAGCACATTCAATTGGCCAAGCACAATGTTTCCTTTTCCGCGATAGGATTTATGGCAATGGAACAGACATTGATGCTGGATTTGCTAGCACAAGAAGACGTCAATGTCCTAAAGAAGACCAAAATGGAAACCTAGCTCCACTTGATTTGGTTACACCTAATCAATTGGATAACAATTATTTCAAGAACTTGAGGCAAAGAAAAGGTCTTCTTCAATCAGATCAAGTCCTTCTTAGTGGTGGATCTACCGATAGTATTGTTTCTGAATATAGTAACAGTCCTCGCGCATTTGCCTCTGATTTTGCTGCTGCTATGATTAGAATGGGAGATATTAGTCCCATAACTGGTCAAAATGGGATCATAAGAACTGTCTGCGGCTCCCTAAATTGA